The following proteins are encoded in a genomic region of Coffea eugenioides isolate CCC68of chromosome 6, Ceug_1.0, whole genome shotgun sequence:
- the LOC113773110 gene encoding uncharacterized protein LOC113773110, with protein MRNQWIAAVFIMAFLVFSAHSDDDDCYEACMHFCSDTLSEDCKLHCESACSDKVPKTLDGPFFCKLGCSLRQCSRISTDKAKFRSCMDNCGESYCKLPHRN; from the exons atgagaaACCAGTGGATAGCAGCAGTGTTTATCATGGCATTCTTGGTTTTCAGTGCTCATTCTGATGACGATGATTGTTATGAGGCTTGCATGCACTTCTGCTCAGATACTCTTTCTGAGGACTGTAAGCTCCACTGTGAATCTGCTTGCTCTGATAAGGTTCCAAAAACTCTGGATGGACCATTTTTCTGCAAGCTTGGCTGTTCCCTTCGTCAATGCTCTCGCATTTCTACAG ATAAGGCGAAATTTCGCAGCTGCATGGACAACTGTGGGGAGAGCTACTGCAAGCTACCACATCGCAATTAA